The sequence below is a genomic window from Ipomoea triloba cultivar NCNSP0323 chromosome 2, ASM357664v1.
TGATCCTCAAAATAGCAAATGTCGCGAAGCCGTGACAAAAACATTCAATCTTGTCACGGTTCTTGATGATGTCTACGATGTATACGGATCTCTAGATGAGCTAGAGATATTCACTGCTGCTGTTGAAAGGTTTGTCTTTATATAGTTCTGAAGAGAAATGAGCATGTATATATGAATCTAAAGCCATTAATTTTCAAATCATCATCAATTAAGTTTAGTAATTCAAACTTGGATTGGGAATTCAAATTAAAACtgtatgcatgcatatatggtTCTAATTCAGATGGGGTGTTGATGTGATAGAAGACCTTCCAGACTACATGAAGTTGTGCTATCTTTCACTTTTCAACACTATCAATGACCTAGCCTATGATACCTTAAAGGAGAAAGGAGTAACTGTCATCCCTATCATGAAGAAAATGGTACGTTAATGCGTGTGGTAATttattgaggatgctcttaaGTAACTCTAAAGCCTcgatcattttaatttattgatatcCGCATGCAGTGGGCAGATTTATTGAAAGCATTCTTGCAAGAAGCACAATGGATGTATAACAAATACACTCCTACATTTGATGAATACCTCAACAATGCACGTTTTTCTGTGTCTGGTTGTGTCATGTTAGTTCACTCCTACTTCACCACTCAGAACATAACAAAGGAAGCAATTGATTCCTTGGAAAAGTACCATGATCTTTTAATCTGGCCGTCCATAGTTTTCCGCCTTGCTAACGACTTGAGCTCCTCTAAGGTAGGTAAACAAATTTATATTCTGGGTTTGGTAAATGTAATGTAAATCAATAAGATTTTAGTTATTTGAATGATTTGCAGGCTGAAATAGAGAGAGGTGAAACAGTGAATTCGATTACTTGCTACATGAAGGAAAGTGGATTGTCGGAGGAGCAAGCTCGGGAACACATTGATAAACTAATTGATGAGTGCTTTAAGAAGATGAATAAACAGCTGGTGGCTTCAAATTCACCATTTGAGAAATCCTTAACAGAAACTGCTATAAATCTTGCTCGAATTGCTTTGTGCCAGTACCAGTATGGAGACGCTCATAGTGATCCTGATGTTAGAGCAAGAAATCAGATTGCGTCCATTATCATTAGTCCGGTTGACTAATTGTCATATGCATTCTTTTAGGCAAGCACAAATAAATTAACTTGGaattatatatcaaataatagtACTACGTAGCATttctgttgttttttttttttttttttttaaattatactgGGAATTAGTTCTTGTGGAAACGCTATTTTAATCCCTAATTTATACTTGTCATGTAAAATAATGAgaaaattgtacttttagtCCAATGTCTATAAGGGTCTTGTTAATTAcaacacttgactttaaaaattaatgaattagtcCCCTAACCATGCAttttttaacacatttggtcCTCCGGCCAGAAAAACGTAACTCGTTTTAAATTACTTATAGCCATGTATTAGGTAGGCTTAGAGCATTTGAAGCATTTGTATAGCTATATATTGATTAcaataaattaatcaattactAAGCAAGTTGCTTTATTGTAAGAtttgaaatcaattaaaatttaacttttagaAAATACTGATATGATGCCTCCgacattataataattaaaaaaaaattataaaataacggGGAATATAGTCACCCACATTTCAACAGGTACAGTGGAAAGATTGTTGCAAATCATTCCTTTTTTACACCTATTGACTGGCACCGACTAATGGGGCCGGTCCATCGACTTTAATCCAGGTAATCAAAATTTCACAACggctataatatttaattttatagtgaataatttattttcccataaaagtaAAGTAATTGTTGTGTGCTAAATTTGAGAGTGAAATATACTGAcacttatatattttttactgaCACACATTTgatcaaatttttaataaatgaagATATTAAGTTAGATGACAATAGAAATCTAGAATCACttcaaaaagtaaattaaattgtacttatcaaattaaaattaaaaaattttgattgaAATTTGTTAAGATCCAAGCGTTTATCACTATAACAAAAGTTATAGCTCGTAGCGAAAGTATAACTTTATTTCATTACATCATCCTGTCAAATTTTGTAGAGACATGATGTTGGACTTGACTCTTTACCAGTCTCGGCCAATAATTATTGGACTTCCTCCTCCATCACCTGTTAGtgttaatcatattttattcctGATGAGACTCGAACCCGTGACCTGTACCTACATGAACAACGTGGCACTCTGCATTCCCATCTCTCCATCTGGCTGGCTATAAAAGCCACCACACTCTTCACATCTTTTGCAGATTGGCTTCACAGTGCACTTTCTCTCTGAAATTCATACCACATTTTTTACATGCGAAAAATGGCCCCTTTCTCTTTTCCAACGTTAATGGGTGTTTGTGTGGTTTTTGTGATGGCGGGTCTGGTGATGagctcatcatcatcaacctCAAGATTTGATGAGTTCTTTCAACCGAGTTGGGCTCTGGATCATTTTCTCTACGAAGGAGAGGTTCTCAGGATGAAGCTGGATACCAATTCTGGTACTTCAATTCATTCAATCTCTCCCATCATCATATCATTTTCAcattaatttatcaatttagAAGCTTTATTGTAATATAATGGTTGGAATTTGCAGGTGCTGGTTTCTCTTCCAAGAGCAAATACATGTTTGGGAAAATCACCGCTCAGATCAAGCTTGTAGAGGGTGACTCTGCTGGCACTGTTACTGCCTTTTATGTGAGCTTCTTGGTTCCTTGCCACCTGTTCATCATGACGTGGCGATCACTCagaaaaacaaatttattattacatGGCCACAATCAttatctaataaattaataatgaatatattcaaataaaaaaaaaagttaatgacTGTATTGTGCTTCACTGCTGGCAGGACTAGTATCTAGTGTGTTGGTACTTATGGTGACTCACTAGTCCATTAAATAAAGACTAGTATCTAATGTCTGAGTCCACTATATTAGGTATAATTTAACTCTCACTATCTATCATGATCTAATTAATCTGATATGTCTTAGTTTTTAGTAGATTAATAATTTAATCAATTCGGGCCTTCATGTCATCAGCATCAATTCAACGTCCACCAAAAGTCATTCTTTACTTTTTTGTTTGGCTTTACTTTGAATAATGCATAATTGCTTTGCATGTCAACTTTACTAGTTGCAGACATATCCTTTTACGTACTGTTAATGTTTGTTGAAATGTTGCAGATGTCGTCGGATGGTCCAAAACATCATGAATTTGATTTCGAGTTCCTGGGTAACACTACCGGTGAACCTTATCTTCTCCAGACCAATGTCTACGTCAATGGTGTGGGCAATAGAGAGCAAAGATTCAGCTTGTGGTTTGACCCATCCAAGGACTTCCATCGTTACTCCATCTTTTGGACTCAACACCGCGTAGTGTAAGTTCAAATCTAGTTTTTGTAGACAATGACAGCCATTAACTTAATAACTATAACTTTCTTAGTTTAAGTCAGTCAATGAATTGAAGTGTTTTCAACGTGTCATGCAGATTCCTAGTTGATGACATACCAATTCGAGTGCACACGAACATGGAGCATAAGGGTCTACCGTTCCCAAGGGACCAAGCCATGGGCGTGTACAGCTCAATTTGGAACGCCGACGATTGGGCCACACAAGGTGGGAGGGTGAAGACCGACTGGAGCCACGCGCCCTTCGTTGCCTCCTACAAGGGATTTGAGATTGACGCTTGCGAGTGCGTGGCCACGGTGGCGGCCGCCGAGAACATGAGGCGGTGCAGTAATAGCAACAACGGCGAGAAGCGGCGGCACTGGTGGAACGACCCCACATTTTCCGCCCTCACAGTCCACCAGAGCCACCAGCTCATGTGGACTCACGCAAACCATATGGTCTACAATTATTGCACCGACACCGCTAGGTTCCCCGTTCCTCCCGTCGAGTGCCTTCACCACCGCCACTAGTCACGTTATCCCGATCAGATCAATTCTGAAATATGGACCTGCCGGCAAGGGGTACGGTGTGAATTACACATGtatgtataaattaaagaagCATAAAAGCGTGTGTTACGACGTAATTTTGTATCAGCTCTCGATTATATTGTAGCCCGTGTAAAATATGCAATGTACTACGTGTccattaatatatgtatttgttttaCGCTATTATTATAAGGTTTgaccattaataataataataataatatattttctcataaCAATACAATAGGTTTACTTATTTTTTCTTGTATACTCTTTTTCTCTCAAAAATATTTAGTAAACATGACTAAATGGGGACATacacaaaagatatatataatctccCTACTTTGGCTATACAATTTATATTGAGTTATTGATATTCTTTTACCAACTTTTTCATGTTGCATAATTAGTCGCCGAATgtacattaaattttattagataACAAAATGACACCTCATGTGTCACTACGACATTAGAGGTAGATAAAGAGGGTCAAAATGGGTGAACAGTTCGAGATgactaaggaaaaaaaaaaaaagaaagtaggTGAAACGAAGTGATAAAAAGATTAATTAAAGATACTGTGCGGTACGTGAGTAAATAGAGGGTCCCAGTATCAATAAATTCCTGAAAAAATACAGTAGAGGAGTAGGCTATCTTAGTCTTTATGGGATCTGTGAAGGAAAGCAGAGGGGGCCCCGCCCCGTgataaaaatgaaaagctcAACTACCTGGCCCCTCTTATCATTCCAATGCTTAAATAAACAAAGGGATTTTATTTGGTAGGGCATTCTCCATAgatttcacacattttatttacatacatggaaaatatgaagtgggtctttttaaattttttttttttgaaagcaggtctttttaaatttaattagaagcttttaatattttataaaagagTATTTTGTCATCTTTATAATCTTATTCAATTATAATAGTATTATTCTCGTTCTGTGAAGTCTAGTACAATCAAAGGTTCCAAGTAACATACGAAAGGAGGACATTTTATATGGGATATATAACATCAGGTTTTTAGTGAGAAGTTAGCTGCCATGCATCACGTTTATCATTTTCATAAGCAGAGAGTACAGTGTCTGTTGAGCGTTGGTGTAATGAGAGTAGATAGGTATGGTATGCATATGCCCATACCAACTGTGAGTGTAAAGCCAAATATATACAGAATTGCAGACGGCTGAGTCATCTCATGAAAATGAAGCATCATCATTATTGCTTTTGTGGTAGGCCAACTATATGGTTTACAAACTcctaaaacaaacaaacaccaaaaaaaatccAATTCTCTATTGCTCAACTTAGCTAGCTAGGGATGTAAATGCATGCCAACAAAATTTATTCATAAATTATGTGAGTTTGACTAAGTAAATATCTTAATTTAACTCACTTACTATGTCTCAAGTTCGAGTGATTTTAGCAACGAACCAAGTGGGGACTTGAACTTTCAATACTCAAGTCTAACAACCCATGAATTTaatcaaacttttttaataaCAATTCATGTGCACTCCACGCGCTAATTGGGCACGTAAAAGATctacatgatttttttatttttattttttgcttttcttattttttttttctgctgcTCTATCTTAGTTGTATTAATTATTGGATCACCATGTTAATTACCTTTCTTGAAAATTGTTATGGTCTTCATTAATACAACTATTCTTGATTTCACGATTTTCTCCCTAATTTTGTGCCGAAACATAATAATTGCATTCCAACTTGTATGCCATATTCTAAAGGTTAAATGGCCTATATCTCCTATTTTGTTGACCTGCCTCTTATACCTCTTTGGATTTTTATGAAAGCCAATATTCATTTGTTtaactcacaaaaaaaaaagaaaaaaaaaaaagaagataaatcgTATCATTCATATTTTACTTACTCCACTATTGTTTTTGGGCATAAACATGGTTTTTAGTGATGAATGAGTATCATACCAAACAGCTGGAACCAGTTTCACAGAGGGAGGTAATTAGGATAGGGTAATCAATTAAAGCAGCATGATTAAGCTTGGGTGGACCCTGGTATAATTAGCTCATGCATGGGGATTAGTATTATTGATGTTATTTTTGGATTCACTTCAAATTTATTCACAATATTTCTATTTATGATGTAacttatatttctttttaaatagtAAACTTAATTGTTCAACTAATAAAACGAGTTGAGGTCAAATTCTATCACACTTTCATACATCCCTTTAGCTAGCTAGATGTATTTAAAAAAGGATTTCCATCCAAAGGAATCCACAATctaatgcttttaaaaatgggtAATACTACTACATCAACTCActtgataatttattttcaaaagacaAGCATGTTAACATAAaattgttagaaataatttatcTGTTGATTCGTATAAGTGtgactgaagctcgaacccacctcCTTCTACATGAAGATGCAACTGGGTGTCACTAAACCATAAGGTTATCCTCAAGTTttaattatcaataaaattatctttgactaaaaaaaagaagaagataaacaCAAGGAAATGAAGGAGTATAGTGCTGGTCTGTTGTAAAAGAAAACTTCAAAAAGGCCggatatatatattgcaatatgTCAATATTGAATCTGAATGATTATGAGACGCCATCAATCGAGGTAATACTTGTTGGTAATATTTTGGGCCTCGTTAACATTTTGAATACACAAGAACTTGGCCTCACAAAATTAGAAATTGGGCCAGTCCCCAAAAATCGTTAAATGTATCCCACTAATAAAGAAAGGTTGAACAACTCTTTCTCTAATTATTTGTATGTGGACTATGATTTACATTATAAGGTTGATTATGATATACAAGttcatcaatcattattgcatggaccattgtggaccaaaaataaaatgtacattatttttgtactgaaggtacattatttttgtactgtaggtacattattttagggtacattatttttgtactgtaggtacattatttgatatatactatcaaataatgtacctacagtacaaaaataatgtaccttcaggataaaaataatgtactttttatttttggtccacacagctgtgtagaccatggtccatgcaataatttgcccaagttcatttttagtatgctgaaatttcatttttaatgtattacaagttcattttttaAGGTCCATTCTTATTATATTACCTAAAATAacctatagtatatatattaaaaattgaactttcattatactaaaaatgaatatttatccCTAGTCTACCgtataattttccctccaaattCCATGCATTCAATtcccaaaatattatatactgAGAAAATGAGAGCTAGGAAGTATTGAGAGGAGAGAATTTCACTTAGGAGTTAGGAGTAGTATTAGAGTTAGGTTACAATAGAGAGAGATAGTGAgatcaaaatctattttgtaAAAGTGTTCCTAAACTTTCAAAGAGATTACCTTTCTTGTGTTTTAAGAGATCAATTTGTAACTAATGTCCAAGATTTGgaatttacttttttaattcAGGTGGAGTACCTTAATTAGTTGATTGAGCATCATAAATATCTTGAGATCGAAAAGGACTTGTAAGGATTTCAAAAGTTTTTTCTACTTATTTCCAAATTTTCtttgcaaaatatatatatatatatatatacacacacacacattattttttatcagTTGTGGTAGTCAGCGTCGAATAATTattcataaaaccaacaataatGATCCTAGATATGGGATGTGCAAACCCTAGAAATAACAATCAATAAAGAAAGACCAATCCAGAAACAAGATTAATTTATTGTTTGGGTCTTGGTCATCGATATGATGTTTTCAGCTTTAATTTATGTAACTTTATTTGATGTAAGAAAAAGCAGTGATAAAGTGATGGAGACTGGTGAGTGGTGATTCCTTCATGCATGCAACTAACCCTGTATGGTCCATTGAGTGAATTATAAAGGCAGAATTTTCAACAATTCAAGTTGAAGAAGGCGTACTGCGTACTGAAGAGAAGATACTCGCATATAATCTGCAGGCCACAGATTAGTGAGTGCTGTACAGAGAGCTAGCGCCaattgtgagcataaatataatatgtgcagtccaactatcagcttaggtttttagttgagatggagcacatgttttaatttggtatcagagccatgcaaaaggtcatgggttcgaatcttaggcttttagttgagatattCCAATAAAGTACGTACTGCTCCAAATGGTGGATTACAGTTGTAAGGATATGATAATCATTATTCATCGTATAAGTGCTCTTTGGTTGCCACAAAATAAAGCTAGATAGCTCCGTGCCAATCTTTTTTTCTCCCAGGATGCCCTACGATGTTTTGATGTTTGTACGTAAAATATCTCTCCTCCGATCCTTTAATTTGAGCTAATATTCTCTGCAATATAAGTGGGATGGATATGATGATTAAAGCGTCCACGtacaacaaattaattaatttaagaatCTAATCTTTATTTTCCGGCCGGCACGATAGATGAGAATCTTTTAATTCCAACAATGAAAAGAAAGCAACGTGAAACACATGGGATCCTTTCTATACATGGAATTGAAGATGAACGCTGACCATAGCTGCCTGCAACTTTACTGTAGTGATgaataataatgatatgatgatgCCATTTGCTCTGCTCAGATCAGGTCACAGACTACGTACTTCAAAAAATTCTATTAAATAATGTTAATTTTGTTTGAGTAGGATATTTTCAGACATCagaccaaaattaaaacacgtGGTCTAAGTTGATCAAGAAAACATAATGAGCCTGAAGGTGGCAGATTTTATTGAACCAAAGGAGTGAAGTGAGTCTCATTGGAGTAGTCCTCTTGGAATTACTAATGGGAGTCTCATAGTCATCATGTTGTACGtgtaattcttttattttgaatttattagATAATGAAAGAAACATATAgtcattatatattataaaatgtgCATGCACTAAATAAACTTTGTTCTTGTGTAATAGCTCACAaattatacatacatgtaaGAATGG
It includes:
- the LOC116007603 gene encoding xyloglucan endotransglucosylase/hydrolase protein 9-like, with product MRKMAPFSFPTLMGVCVVFVMAGLVMSSSSSTSRFDEFFQPSWALDHFLYEGEVLRMKLDTNSGAGFSSKSKYMFGKITAQIKLVEGDSAGTVTAFYMSSDGPKHHEFDFEFLGNTTGEPYLLQTNVYVNGVGNREQRFSLWFDPSKDFHRYSIFWTQHRVVFLVDDIPIRVHTNMEHKGLPFPRDQAMGVYSSIWNADDWATQGGRVKTDWSHAPFVASYKGFEIDACECVATVAAAENMRRCSNSNNGEKRRHWWNDPTFSALTVHQSHQLMWTHANHMVYNYCTDTARFPVPPVECLHHRH